The nucleotide sequence CCACATCTCCTGCTCACGACTCCCAAACGCATGTCCTGAGGCCACAGCCATGAATTCACCAGACTGGGGGGCCCAGAGATTTCTGAGCTTGCCTATCCAGGCCCACGACCTCTTCTCCCCGAGCCTGGGCCTATCCTGGGAGCTCGGTCCTGGGGCCCGTACTGTAACTTAGCAAGTCATCCtgtgccctccctgctcccctcccacaGGCCTGACCTGACCTGTCCATCCGTCTCCGCTCCCTGCCAGGACTGGGGGGGTTGGTTGAAGCACATATGGGGCCCAAGAGGCGTGTTCCTGCATCTGGCCCGTCCCTGGGTGCGTCTGTTCAGACCCCGAGTTCAGTCTATCCTCTCCACAGGAGCTACCTGGAGGGCAGTCTCCTGGCGAGCGGGGCCCTGATGGGGGCTGAGGAGCTGGCCCGGTACTTCCCGGACCGGAGTGTGGGCCTCTTCGTGGCCACGTGGAACATGCAGGGCCAGAAGGTAAGCGGCCCCCCGGGATGAAGTTGGGGTTCCTGCTGCACCGCACAGGTCTGCCCGGTGCCGCCAACTGCTTgtcaccccccccacacacacacacacacacacataccgtGTTAGTGACCGGGCAGGAAAGCGCTCTTTTTTCTAGACACTTGATTGTTTTGAGTGATTTTCTGTTGACAACAAatttgagaggaaggtacagggCTTCCCCGAGCCCCCCCCCACCACAGCCTGCGCCCTCCTGACACCCCATGGTTGAGGAACAGTCACCCAGAGCCCCCAGTTTGCCTTGGGGTCACCCCTCTGTGCTCCCATTCATGGCGCACGCGTGTACGTCACAGCAGCGTCAGACACCGGTATCCCTGTCTGCATCTCCCACTGGCTGGGGCTCCACTCCCTGGTCCCCACATACCCCACCTGGATCCTGCCTGTGAGCTGGGGCGCCCAGGAAACCTGTTGAGATGAGCGTGGAAACCTGGCATGAGGGGCGCTTTGCACCCCAACGGCCGCAGATGAATTGGCAGGTGGGGGCTTGCATACTGATTTCTGGGCATTTGCTCCTGGGGGGCCCACGGCCACTGTCCCCGCCGGCTTCCTCTCCAGCTCACCCTGTGTGTCCCTGGGACCCCCTTCACATGGCAAGGTCTGTCCTCAGGTTGGTGGTCTCCGTCACCCTGCATGATTTCTGGGGGCCAGGCGTGGACTTGTTGTGGACAGCAGGTGGTCCTAACTCAGGTGGGGTGAAGGCAGAGGAGGTGATTGTGCTTCACGTGGGGTCTTGAGGCCATTTCCTGAGTGCCACGGTGTTCAGTGACCTGAGAACGGGGGACCATCCCTTCGCGTGGCTGTCCTGGCTGACATTCGGTGACAGGCCCTGGGGACGAACAAGGAAGCACTGCCCCTGGGACGAGGGGGTGACGTAACTGGGAGCACGCAGAGACACTGGCCTGAGTGGTGGCAGTGAATTACtcctgggtgggaggaggaggcaggtgcCCAGGACGGTGGCTCTGCTGTCCCAGGGAGCCACCCTGCCAGTCCTGGGCTGGGATGGCTTGACGGGCCAGAGGCAGGTGGCATTGGGGCCGCAGGGTGGAGGCGTGAAGAGGGCTTGGGGTACTCACCTTCCTGGACCTGCTGCACCCCAGCTCCATGGCCGCCCTGGGGTGCAGTGGGGGTAGAAGTGCAGGGGAGGGGTCCTCTCCACCCACATGTGCATGTGGGGGGTACACGCTTAGGGGCCATGCTGTGGCAAGATGCAACTGACCAGCAGCGTGCACGTGGGGTGGGGGACGTGGCAAGGGAGGGGGCACGGGGTCAGCCTTGGCGAGGGCAGCCTGCCCAGACCTGGGGCTCCCCTGGACACGGTTCCCCTCCTTCCGGAGAGCCCGCGGGGTCCCTGGGACGAGCAGGAGCCCTGTGTGCTGGGCCCCATGCTAGGTGCTGCTTTCCCACAGGAGCTCCCCCCAAACCTGGACGAGCTCCTGCTGCCCGCTGAGGCCGACTACGCCCAGGACCTGTATGTCATCGGTGTCCAGGAGGGCTGCTCCGACAGGTACGCCCTCGTGCCCCACCCCGCTTGCCCCAAGCCTACTGGTGCCTCCCAGGGACCAGCACTGCTGGGGTGGGCCTTTGGGGCTGAAGCTGCTATGACCGGAAACCCCATGTGGGTCAAGACACTGGCCACCACAGCCAAGCCTGGGCCGAACCCACAAACTGCCTTCTCCTCAAATGGTGACTCGGagagtttaaaataaatgagatttacTTTCTGGTCAACAAACAGCTGATCTGAGAGATTCCAGGCTCAGCAAAGAGCAGCTCAGCCACTTGGTCCCCTCCAGTCTGCCAGCCCGACCCCTAAATGATGTCGCTGCCCCGCCCTGGCGACTGCGGGCTGCTGCTCACCTGTCCTAGGTCTAGCAGCGTGCGTGCGGGGTTGCTGAGGTTCACCTGGTGAGGGGCGTGGGCTCCAGGCAGCACACGGTGTCCCTGCGGCTCATGCAGCAGCAGGAGGCCTGGCCAGCGAGGACACTTGGGGGAAGAGGCTCTGCTCCCGGGGACCCTGGCCTCTAGGTGGGATGGCCTCACCTGCCTGGCCTGGGGcttctccctgggcctctgccaGGTGGGCTGGGAGCTCCCGCTGGTGGAGTCTCAGCAGGGGTTGTGACCCAGCCCACGTCACTAGAGCCTTTTTGAGGCAGCGGGAGAACGGGCCTGTGATGTCACTGGAGATGGACGAGGAAGCCAGTCTCGCAGGGAGGCCCCAGTCTCGCAGGGAGGCCCCAGTCTCGCAGGGAGGCCTCAGTCTCTGGCCCAACAGACCCAGCAACCCCTGTATTGCCCATCACCACTCTCCCTGCAAAATGAGGACGCTCTGTCTGGGGCCCCTTCTCgggggccaggggccaggagcTGTGGGGCCAGGGACCAGGAGCGGGAGCTGGCAGCCCGTCCCCTCCCTAGGCTGGCCTCCGCTTCCTCCCACAGGCGGGAGTGGGAGACACGGCTGCAGGAGACGCTGGGCCCCCATTACGTCATGCTGCACTCGGCTGCCCACGGGGCGCTCTACGTGTCCGTGCTTCTCCGTAGGGACCTCATCTGGTTCTGCTCAGGTAGGCCGGCCGTCCCCGTCCCCCTCGGGCACCCAGAACGCTCACTCCCGACCTCATGGGCCCTCACCTCTGTCCAGGGAAATGGACGCCTCCTCGCTGAGCCTGGCAGTGTGGCCGCCATGTGGGGCCTTCGGGCTGCGGTGTGGGGGCCTGACATGGGGGGGCGTCCCGGCCCAGGtcagctctgcctcctcccccacacAGAGGTGGAGAGCTCCACGGTCACCACACGCATTGTGTCTCAGATCAAGACCAAGGGAGCCCTGGGCATCGGCTTCACCTTTTTCGGCACCTCCTTCCTCTTCATCACGTCCCACTTCACCTGTAAGTCATGTGCACCTGCGTCCCAGGCATTGTGTTCGGACAGTGCTCCTCTCCCTGTCTCGGGAGGGAACGGCCTAAGAGGCCGTCTGGCAGGCAGGGTGCCAGGCCCTTGGCTAGCCTCGCAGGCCCCACGGCCCCGGGTCCTGAAGAGAGACCCTGACACCTGGGATAGCCGCCTCCGTCCTGCTGGCTCCACTCTGAGCGCTGACAGAAAGGCGTGGGGTGGGTCACTGCAGGCACTCGCGTGTGACGAGAGCCTGCTGCTGTGGGGAGGCGGGGTCACTGCAGGCGCTCGCGTGTGACGAGAGCCTGCTGCTGTGGGGAGACAGGGTGACTGCAGGCGCTCGCGTGTGACGAGAGCCTGCTGCTGTGGGGAGGCGGGGTCACTGCAGGCGCTCGCGTGTGACGAGACCCTGCTGCTGTGGGGAGGCGGGGTGACTGCAGGCGCTCGCGTGTGACGAGAGCCTGCTGCTGTGGAGAGGCGGGGTGACTGCAGGCGCTCGCGTGTGACGAGAGCTTGCTGCTGTGGAGAGGCGGGGTCACTGCAGGCGCTCGCGTGTGACGAGAGCCTGCTGCTGTGGGGAGGCGGGGTCACTGCAGGCGCTCGCGTGTGACGAGAGCCTGCTGCTGTGGGGAGGCGGGGTGACTGCAGGCGCTCGCGTGTGACGAGAGCCTGCTGCTGTGGGGAGGCGGGGTCACTGCAGGCGCTCGCGTGTGATGAGACCCTGCTGCTGTGGGGAGGCGGGGTGACTGCAGGCGCTCGCGTGTGACGAGACCCTGCTGCTGTGGGGAGGCGGGGTGACTGCAGGCGCTCGCGTGTGACAAGACCCTGCTGCTGTGGGGAGGCGGGGTGACTGCAGGCGCTCGCGTGTGACGAGAGCCTGCTGCTGTGGGGAGGCAGGGTCACTGCAGGCGCTCGCGTGTGACGTGAGCCTGCTGCTGTGGGGAGGCGGGGTGACTGCAGGCGCTCGCGTGTGACGAGAGCCTGCTGCTGTGGAGAGGCGGGGTGACTGCAGGCGCTCGCGTGTGACGAGAGCTTGCTGCTGTGGAGAGGCGGGGTCACTGCAGGCGCTCGCGTGTGACGAGAGCCTGCTGCTGTAGGGAGGCGGGGTCTCCACCTGGACTTATCCTCAGAGTCCAGGCCTGAGTCAGACCTGCCCCTCGAGAggttccccctcacccccactctgTCCTTGTAGCCGGCGACGGGAAGGTCAGCGAGAGGCTGCTGGACTACAGCAAGACCATCCAAGGCCTGGCTCTGCCCAAGAACGTGCCGGACACCTGCCCCTACCGCTCCAACTCAGGTGAGCCTGGCCTCATTCTCCGGTGAGTGCAGTGGAGACAAACTGTTCAGAGGATTTGAGAACCAAGGTCAGGAAAGTTCAGAAAGTCACTGAACTAAAGCCAGTTCTGAACCGAGGCGTGGTGCCTGGCTCCTCACAAGTGGTGACCGCATCAGTCCTTAGTGGCTGGGCAGATAGCCGGACGCCCGTGAAGCCCCGTGGCTTCGGTCCACGTGTGGCGTTGTGGCCGGCCGGGATCTGCCTGCTCCTCACTGCCCACTGCCCGCTCTGTGTCCTGTCCCCTGGCTGCCATGATGCTGGGTGTCACGGctgtgggcagtgggcagggggTCAACTGTGAGCCTGAGGGCGACTGTTTGTGGTTGAGATGGCCATGTGATTTCTGGGTTGTCTGTCACTGTTTGAAATGAAAGAACGAACATCATGAACTCGGATGTCAACCCAGAAAGCTTTGAGGCACGTCACCCCCATAACCCTGAGCCCCCAGACAGCCACTGGGCGGCTGCTACCTGCTTCTCTGCGGGGAGGGTCCTTGCCCCACTGTGGCTCTGGGGTTGGGGGACACAGACCGATCCCTGTCACTGAGGCATGGCGCCGGGGGAGGGTGGGCTCATGTGCTTTCGGTGTGTGCCCCAGCCGACGTCACCACGCGCTTCGACGGGGTGTTCTGGTTTGGAGACTTCAACTTCCGCCTGAGTGGGGGGCGTGTGGCCGTGGAGGCCATCCTGAAGCAGGACCTGGGTGTGAGCGTGCCGGCCCTGCTGCAGCTCGACCAGCTCACCCGGGAGATGAAGAAAGGTGAGGCGGTGGGAGGTGAGGCCCCAGCTGGGAGGGGGAGGCCCGAGCCCCATGCCGGCTGGTCTGAGCGGGGCCTGTGCCGGCCCCAGGGTCCATCTTCAAGGGCTTCCAGGAGCCGGACATCCACTTCCTCCCATCATACAAGTTCGACATTGGGAAGGACTCGTATGACACCACGTCTAAGCAGAGGACGCCGTCCTACACGGTGAGCGTGGTGGGCTCTGCAGGAGAGAGGTTTCGTGTGCTCAGGGCTTGGGGCAGGGCCTCCTGAGCCATCGGCTTCTGACTCGCGTCCAGGTGAGAGCAGCCCTGACTGGAGGCCTCGCGGGCCGTCAGCACGTCCAGCGAGCTGGGTCAGACCGCCTGGATGTGACTCTCAGCTGGGGCCAGGGTCGTCCTGAAGGCTGGCTGCCCGGCCCTGCTCAGAGGCCTGGCTGGAAGCGCATGCCTGCTTACTGTGTCGGGGCCCCCGTGCcggcccacaccaggctccaggCCCAGCCTCTGCATGTGGCTCTGGACAAGCCCCCACAGGCGGGTGTGGATTTGAACATTGCTGCCTCCTGCTCCCATGGGGCTGGGTGGGAGCAGGTGTGGCCTAAGGGCAGTGAGGGAAAGGCCTGAAGCACAGCTGCCCCTTCCAGCGCCTGCCAGGACgtgggcctggggggaggggctctgggAACCCTGCAGCAGACTGGGCATCATGGCTCCGGGGCCTCCTGCAGGACCGGGTCATGTACAGAAGCCGCCACCGGGACGACATCTGCCCCGTCAAGTACTCCTCCTGTCCTGGGATCAAGACGTCCGATCACCGGCCTGTGTACGGCCTGTTCCGGGTGAAAGTGAGGCCAGGGAGAGACAAGTCAGTATCCTCCTGACGGGACAGGGCTGGGGGTCATGGCCAGGGCTGGGGATCATGGCCAAGGCGGATCCCTTGCCCACTCCTGAGGGTGGGTGCCATCTTTGGACCTGGGTATATGCTGTTTCTCATGTCCTGACAGCCCAGACAGGAGCAGAGTTCCGGCAGCCCCACGTGGAGATTGCTGCCATTGGTTGATCTTTAGTGACTGTCACTTGCCCTGTGCCCGCGAGGCTGGCTGAACCCCCTGCTTTTCTCAGCAGAGCTGGCCTGGCACAGGCTTGCTCCCAGTGCCCGCTCTGGGGCTGTGGCTGTCCAGGCAGCCTGGAAGGACCAGGGCCTTGGCACCTCTCAGTTGGTGGGACCATCCCTCCTTGTTCCTGACCGTTCTTTCCTCCACAGCATTCCGCTAGCTGCCGGCAAGTTTGACCGCGAACTGTACTTAATAGGAATTAAAAGACGGATTTCCAAAGAAATTCAGAGACAGCGAGCCCTGAAGACTCAGCACTCCAGCACTGTCTGTACCGTGTCTTGAAGATGTTTGCTGGAGGGCTGTCACCTACCATGTGGGAGGGAATTTGATCAGAAACCCCGGACAGGATGGAGGAGATTGCTATTGGGACTGCTCAGCCTTTGGAGACGCTGACGAGCCATAGCTGGAGGCCGTCCGGCTTCCCTAACAAGAACCCAAGGAGGCCAGTGACCACGGTGAGAGCGGGCCCTGAGGGACAGCACCCCATCCCTGACCGGAGCCAGTCTGCTCACTCACAAGTGGCCACTGTGGATACCCCAACTTCCCTCCCTCAGGGTGTACGGAGCTTGGGCCTGGACATCGGCCATGCCACACCTGCCACTGTCACTCAGTGGCAAAAGCAGCAGCTCACACATGGAAACCCAGCTGCAGAGCCCGCAATTCCACCAGCCTGAGCTCTCCCCGACTCGCCCATGTTTGCATGCCCGCGGCGACTCGAGTCCAGACCTCCATCCTCCCAGCAGGCCTTTCTCACCTGAGCACAGGTGGCCCGGTTCCTGGGAGGCTGCGCCATGGGGTGACATGGGGCCGCAGATCCCATGGGACACATGCTAGGACCAAGCTGAGATAGAGTTGGTCACAGGGCTGAAGCCAGACAATGTCCAGGGAGCAACCGTGGTCCCCGCTGCTGGGCCGGGATGAGAGCGATGCTGAGGTTTCAGGGCTGCATCCTGGGCTTATTGAACTAGACTGAACCCCCTGCCAATGCCACCTCCCTCTCCTCGCGGCTTTGCTGGTTTCAGACTGTTTGCTCAGGTCAGGTCAGTCATGAATGGGGTTAATGGAAGCAGTGTGTCCCTGGGCCTGAAGCTGATGGAAGCTTCAGTGTCACCACCGTGCCATGTTCTGGGTTTCGTTTTCTCAAAGGGTTTAGAGCCCGTTATTGCTTTTTCAGTCTTAGCCcatctcttgaaaaaaaaaaaaagtatggtttGAATGTGGGCAAATCTAGGGGCAATctagtcttttaaattatttttccatatttatatttttaaataaatgcatatattgaaTCTTAAACCCTTGAGTCCTAGAAAGAACCAGTCTGTACACACGCCCTGTTCTCAGCGTCCTTGTAAGAGGCAACCTGCCTTCCACCTGCTCCCCACCGGCTGATGGCAGCCCCACCTTCCGCCTCTGCTGGGTTTGCTCCATGGCCCCAGGTGTGAGGAAAGCCAACGACTCAGACGTGAGCAGGTGAAGTCGGTTCTGATGAGTAGTATATCCAGCTTTTAGAACATCGGTTTCCACAGAATGAAATCAGTACACACGCTATTTTTCGCTACAAATGGGAGGCATTCCACAGAGCACAGCCAAAGCCGTTCACTTCCAGAGCTTACTCGGATTGCCTGGGTGTAAAATCCGGCTCCAATTGAGGACGTGCTGTTGAATTGCGAGTCAAATTAACTGCAAATTCCTGTTAAAAGATTTTTGTGCTAATGGGGCTTGAAGTGTGATTTTATGGATCCTTTCTGGGCAGTTTCTGACTCAAACCATGGAAAAGGGATTTTAATGTGACTCGGAGACCAAGCTTTGTCTGGGGCAGTCGTTTTACCCATCGAATCATATTCATCCAAGTTAAGTGCTTTACTTAATACCAGCCCTTAGGTTTTAGATGGATGGCATTTCACTTGGAAAGTTAAACATTCAAATTAATGCAAATGAAGCGGCCAGTCTCTGGAAAACAGGCTTCATAAAGAATTGTGCAACACTCACGTGTGAGGGTGGTTTTTGAAGTCCGGCTCCCGCTCCCAGACACGCTTTGCTGGTGCCCTGCTCTGGGCTTCAGGGTGACAGCCAGCCTGCCCTCGGGAAGCACGGTGCTTACAGGCAGGCAGATGAGGGAGAAGACGGCAGGAGTACTGAGTACTAGGGGCTGTGAGGTGTGGCCGCAGGGAGCAGCGAGAGACAAGCGTGGTGACATCCAGGGCATGGAGAGAGCAGTCCCGGCTGAGGGGACAGGAGTGTTCCACACAATGAGCTGGGGAGGCGGCCAGCAGGGAGAGAAAACTTCCCAAACAGACACCTGTGTCAGGTGGTTAGCAGTTAGTTCCAGAATGTTCGTAAAGCTGTCGGGTCATTAAAAGCTTAACTCTCACTGCAGCTTTGAGAGGCTATGTGAGGTGCACCCAACTTCACTTCATGAGCTGTTCCCATCTTAATGCATGCGTCGTGGCAGCTGAGCTGGTCTCTCTGCGCCAGTTCCCCAGTGGTGACCGTGGGCAAGTGTCCCAATGGGAAGTGCACTGTGGGACTATCTGCCCCGACGGGCCCATCCCGCCCCAGTGGACGGGGCAGTGCAGGGCGCACAGCCCCCGCCGGCCAGCATGCGTCGTAAAGGCCGCTGAAGACCACAGGACACCAGTAATGTGTGCACATTTATTCAACTTCCTTAAAAAAGGCCTCTCTCCCGTCCAAACTGCAGAGACTGGGCTTCTTAGAGTTTCAGAAAAGATAATG is from Rhinolophus sinicus isolate RSC01 linkage group LG04, ASM3656204v1, whole genome shotgun sequence and encodes:
- the INPP5E gene encoding phosphatidylinositol polyphosphate 5-phosphatase type IV isoform X1, with amino-acid sequence MPSKSGCLGRSQVPPPQPPAHTRLRPVGRMLRGHLNTDKDLALHQGSPPPDSKSPVKISTEDPQAKAKPFTPKPPPPRPKLERALSLDEKGWRRRRFQTSHEDLAAQNGASPSRGSLQEGVPGPPTHICSPPRLSTSLQEIPTTRRAPGRARRSPSSLGNSASLDLLYREGASAGNTPRLASKLPSCPLPAMDWNFASDSLRTANKVDADHADYKLHLQTRLFRAHSSLGPGQPPSPLACDHCSLHSAKSSFSLLPPVRAKDVRSRSYLEGSLLASGALMGAEELARYFPDRSVGLFVATWNMQGQKELPPNLDELLLPAEADYAQDLYVIGVQEGCSDRLASASSHRREWETRLQETLGPHYVMLHSAAHGALYVSVLLRRDLIWFCSEVESSTVTTRIVSQIKTKGALGIGFTFFGTSFLFITSHFTSGDGKVSERLLDYSKTIQGLALPKNVPDTCPYRSNSADVTTRFDGVFWFGDFNFRLSGGRVAVEAILKQDLGVSVPALLQLDQLTREMKKGSIFKGFQEPDIHFLPSYKFDIGKDSYDTTSKQRTPSYTDRVMYRSRHRDDICPVKYSSCPGIKTSDHRPVYGLFRVKVRPGRDNIPLAAGKFDRELYLIGIKRRISKEIQRQRALKTQHSSTVCTVS
- the INPP5E gene encoding phosphatidylinositol polyphosphate 5-phosphatase type IV isoform X2, with the translated sequence MPSKSGCLGRSQVPPPQPPAHTRLRPVGRMLRGHLNTDKDLALHQGSPPPDSKSPVKISTEDPQAKAKPFTPKPPPPRPKLERALSLDEKGWRRRRFQTSHEDLAAQNGASPSRGSLQEGVPGPPTHICSPPRLSTSLQEIPTTRRAPGRARRSPSSLGNSASLDLLYREGASAGNTPRLASKLPSCPLPAMDWNFASDSLRTANKVDADHADYKLHLQTRLFRAHSSLGPGQPPSPLACDHCSLHSAKSSFSLLPPVRAKDVRSRSYLEGSLLASGALMGAEELARYFPDRSVGLFVATWNMQGQKELPPNLDELLLPAEADYAQDLYVIGVQEGCSDRREWETRLQETLGPHYVMLHSAAHGALYVSVLLRRDLIWFCSEVESSTVTTRIVSQIKTKGALGIGFTFFGTSFLFITSHFTSGDGKVSERLLDYSKTIQGLALPKNVPDTCPYRSNSADVTTRFDGVFWFGDFNFRLSGGRVAVEAILKQDLGVSVPALLQLDQLTREMKKGSIFKGFQEPDIHFLPSYKFDIGKDSYDTTSKQRTPSYTDRVMYRSRHRDDICPVKYSSCPGIKTSDHRPVYGLFRVKVRPGRDNIPLAAGKFDRELYLIGIKRRISKEIQRQRALKTQHSSTVCTVS